The proteins below come from a single Oxobacter pfennigii genomic window:
- a CDS encoding nitrogenase component 1: MTFYSENISPDNLTGAVFAIEGIKDACVILNGPTGCKFYHSAVSDSQYLRSLSFDPLEYSEDFYFGQPRVPSTYLDSHDYVFGSGEKLTAILRSVTKKNFKLIAVINSPGAALIGDDLEKFLQQEVSGIYCFSMENTGYSGSFGVGYQNAIMKVMDTITMCPKSTRKKTVNLIGLCIYQKYFESNYKAIEALLNLCGIEVISALGATDSVETITHAPEAQLNVVLYPEYGMKIAEKFKAEYEIPYIVPDEGPPIGFDAAEAFIRQVCIALDANPEKAIEVIERARARAYLFLARYSSLLGLPKGSLFSVKAEASVAYALTKWLCTYLGMIPAAVSILPEADTSFNIKLKDFLTGISYEEVLDRPIIETPTHMLFADGSTISQLKLNDDTFCGVEIAMPTLGYVDVTEKFLFGERGALFLLEQVINGLRFI, translated from the coding sequence ATGACATTTTATTCAGAAAATATTTCTCCTGATAATTTAACGGGTGCGGTTTTTGCCATCGAAGGAATTAAGGATGCCTGTGTAATATTGAACGGGCCGACAGGATGCAAATTCTATCACAGCGCCGTATCCGACAGCCAGTACTTAAGGAGTCTTTCCTTCGACCCTCTTGAGTATTCCGAGGATTTTTACTTCGGGCAGCCCAGGGTACCTTCCACCTATCTTGACAGCCATGATTACGTTTTCGGAAGCGGTGAAAAGCTTACGGCCATACTGCGGTCTGTTACAAAAAAGAATTTTAAGTTGATTGCCGTAATAAATTCTCCCGGTGCCGCCCTGATAGGGGACGATTTGGAGAAGTTTCTCCAGCAGGAGGTCAGCGGCATTTACTGTTTTTCAATGGAAAACACGGGTTATTCGGGAAGCTTCGGCGTAGGATATCAAAATGCCATAATGAAGGTCATGGATACCATTACAATGTGTCCTAAAAGCACCCGTAAAAAAACCGTAAACCTTATAGGCTTATGTATTTATCAAAAGTATTTTGAAAGCAATTATAAGGCCATAGAGGCTCTTTTAAATCTGTGCGGCATTGAAGTTATTTCGGCTTTAGGAGCAACGGATTCTGTAGAGACAATAACTCATGCGCCGGAGGCTCAATTAAATGTTGTGCTTTATCCCGAATACGGAATGAAAATAGCAGAGAAGTTTAAAGCCGAATATGAAATTCCATATATTGTACCCGATGAAGGTCCTCCTATAGGTTTTGATGCAGCGGAAGCCTTTATAAGGCAGGTCTGTATTGCCTTGGATGCAAACCCGGAAAAGGCAATTGAAGTAATAGAAAGAGCCAGAGCCAGGGCATATTTATTCCTGGCACGGTATTCATCTCTTCTGGGATTGCCAAAGGGTTCGTTATTTTCCGTTAAGGCCGAGGCTTCTGTAGCTTACGCTCTGACAAAATGGCTGTGTACTTATCTCGGGATGATACCGGCTGCTGTTTCAATTTTGCCGGAAGCGGATACTTCCTTTAATATAAAGCTCAAGGACTTTCTGACCGGCATTAGCTACGAAGAAGTTTTAGACAGGCCAATTATAGAAACACCTACCCATATGTTATTTGCAGACGGCAGTACCATTTCACAGCTTAAGCTTAATGATGATACCTTCTGCGGAGTAGAAATAGCAATGCCGACATTGGGATATGTGGATG